One window from the genome of Tolypothrix sp. NIES-4075 encodes:
- a CDS encoding pentapeptide repeat-containing protein — translation MRNILNYDQELLRSKFRGRFFKGQNLERANFSGADIRNAHFIKAILRAVK, via the coding sequence TTGCGTAACATACTTAACTATGACCAAGAACTTCTCCGGTCAAAATTTAGAGGGCGCTTCTTTAAAGGTCAAAACCTTGAGAGAGCAAATTTTAGCGGTGCAGATATCCGAAACGCTCATTTTATTAAGGCTATTTTGAGAGCAGTAAAGTAA
- a CDS encoding alpha-ketoglutarate-dependent dioxygenase AlkB family protein, with product MKTAVNLDWQQNNIKLMGKTMPVPRFECMYGDEGCNYLYSNSVLLEPLPWTAELQLVRSRLELQTGYQFNIVLCNRYRDGRDSVGWHNDNEPSMGNSPAIASVSLGALRKFQMRPSKGGSITDFWLEHGSLLLMKPACQENWVHQLPKTSKPVGERIT from the coding sequence TTATGGGCAAAACTATGCCAGTACCCCGTTTTGAATGCATGTATGGTGACGAAGGCTGTAATTATCTTTACTCAAATTCGGTGTTACTTGAACCGCTGCCCTGGACAGCAGAATTACAACTCGTGCGATCGCGCCTTGAGTTACAGACTGGTTATCAATTCAACATCGTACTCTGTAACCGTTACCGCGATGGTCGGGATTCTGTTGGCTGGCACAACGATAATGAACCGAGTATGGGAAATTCGCCGGCGATCGCTTCCGTTAGTCTGGGAGCATTGCGTAAATTCCAGATGCGTCCAAGCAAGGGCGGAAGCATAACCGATTTTTGGCTCGAACATGGCAGTTTATTGCTAATGAAACCGGCATGTCAAGAGAATTGGGTTCACCAGCTACCAAAAACCTCTAAGCCCGTTGGCGAAAGAATAACTTAG